The following coding sequences lie in one Chelatococcus sp. YT9 genomic window:
- a CDS encoding UbiD family decarboxylase, whose amino-acid sequence MRDYIARLRERGELLVVDKEIDPFHELAAVTHAAQKRWGKPILFNKVKGTRFPVVTNIYGSRERLAEVIGIDAKDFCRQWSNLANLGKGTQGAEPFVAVEDNDLVECKLSDLPLITYSDRDAAPYFTSAMFIAKDPETGVGNLSYHRSMYVSDDELRCRLAPRHHLTIYHEKAEKMGKPLEAAMLIGAPATSFLTAAAPLPYDVDELEVAARLKGAPIAMRKCKHIDLEVPAETEIVIEGRFLPNERRPEGPFGEFMGYYVPEGPNAVFEVLGVTVRRDAVFHSILCGSAEEVLTLELSVSANIYQRLSAALPGILDVTCQPFVTHAIIKIDPQFEGHARQVMLATIGAEPIWAKVITVVDEDVNIYDMDDVMWAILTRCRPDKDMLIIPETPSFYRDEAKDHWGRLLIDATKPFHRREEFERKKIRLADTVNLADWFPNA is encoded by the coding sequence ATGAGGGATTATATTGCGCGTCTGCGTGAGCGCGGCGAGTTACTTGTCGTCGACAAGGAAATCGACCCGTTTCATGAGCTGGCGGCCGTGACCCACGCGGCTCAGAAGCGCTGGGGCAAGCCCATTCTTTTCAATAAGGTCAAGGGAACGCGCTTCCCGGTCGTCACGAACATCTACGGCTCGCGCGAGCGGCTCGCTGAGGTCATCGGCATCGATGCCAAAGACTTTTGTCGGCAATGGAGTAATCTCGCCAATCTCGGCAAAGGAACTCAGGGCGCCGAGCCGTTTGTTGCCGTGGAAGACAACGATCTCGTCGAGTGCAAGCTCTCCGATCTTCCCTTGATCACCTATTCGGACAGGGATGCGGCGCCCTACTTCACCTCAGCGATGTTCATCGCCAAGGATCCAGAGACCGGCGTCGGCAATCTCTCCTATCATCGCTCCATGTATGTCAGCGACGACGAGCTGCGCTGCCGTCTCGCCCCGCGCCATCACCTCACTATCTATCACGAGAAAGCGGAGAAGATGGGCAAGCCGCTGGAAGCGGCGATGCTCATCGGCGCGCCGGCGACATCCTTTCTCACGGCGGCGGCTCCCCTGCCCTATGACGTCGATGAGCTGGAGGTCGCCGCGCGCCTCAAAGGCGCCCCGATCGCCATGCGCAAATGCAAGCACATCGATCTCGAGGTCCCTGCGGAGACCGAAATCGTCATCGAAGGGCGTTTCCTGCCGAACGAGCGCCGCCCCGAGGGTCCCTTCGGCGAGTTCATGGGCTATTATGTGCCAGAGGGTCCCAACGCGGTGTTCGAGGTGCTCGGTGTCACCGTGCGCCGCGATGCTGTTTTCCACAGCATCCTGTGCGGATCCGCGGAGGAGGTCCTGACGCTCGAATTGTCAGTCTCGGCGAATATCTACCAGCGCCTGAGTGCCGCGCTGCCCGGGATCCTCGACGTCACCTGCCAGCCCTTCGTGACGCATGCGATCATCAAGATCGATCCACAGTTCGAGGGACATGCCCGCCAGGTCATGCTCGCGACCATCGGCGCCGAGCCGATCTGGGCCAAGGTTATCACCGTCGTCGACGAGGATGTGAACATTTATGACATGGACGATGTGATGTGGGCGATCTTGACGCGGTGCCGCCCGGACAAGGACATGCTCATCATCCCGGAGACCCCCTCCTTCTATCGTGACGAGGCCAAGGACCATTGGGGTCGCCTCCTGATCGACGCCACCAAGCCCTTCCACCGGCGCGAGGAATTCGAGCGCAAGAAGATTAGGCTTGCCGACACGGTCAATCTGGCGGACTGGTTTCCGAACGCCTGA
- a CDS encoding UbiX family flavin prenyltransferase: protein MTGAEPQRIIVGISGASGAIYGVRALDLLQAAGVETHLVVTRSAHLTLSQELGLAPAAVAEKATVVHNVADIGASISSGSFRTLGMLIAPCSVRTMSEIATGVTSSLMSRAADVILKERRKLVLMVRETPLHLGHLNTMTALSEMGAIIMPPVPAFYALPASLTDMVDHSVGRALDLFDIETGSVRRWAGMAAARKADPGSL, encoded by the coding sequence ATGACAGGGGCAGAACCACAACGCATCATCGTCGGGATCAGCGGCGCATCGGGGGCCATCTATGGTGTCCGCGCCCTAGATCTGTTGCAGGCGGCCGGGGTGGAAACGCATCTTGTCGTCACGCGCTCCGCTCATCTCACGCTATCGCAAGAACTTGGGCTGGCGCCCGCCGCAGTCGCGGAAAAGGCGACGGTCGTGCACAACGTGGCCGATATCGGCGCGTCAATCTCCAGCGGCTCTTTTCGCACCCTTGGGATGCTGATCGCGCCCTGTTCGGTGCGCACGATGTCGGAGATCGCGACCGGCGTCACGTCGAGCCTCATGAGTCGCGCCGCCGACGTCATCTTGAAGGAACGGCGCAAGCTCGTGCTCATGGTGCGCGAGACGCCCCTCCACCTCGGGCATCTCAACACCATGACGGCGCTCAGCGAGATGGGGGCGATCATCATGCCACCCGTTCCGGCCTTCTATGCTCTGCCCGCTTCCTTGACGGACATGGTCGACCATTCCGTCGGCCGTGCCCTCGACCTCTTCGACATCGAGACGGGATCAGTCCGGCGCTGGGCAGGCATGGCGGCGGCTCGCAAGGCGGACCCTGGCTCGCTCTGA
- a CDS encoding aspartate/glutamate racemase family protein — protein sequence MTTPSSRILRPRPVHGAMVGIMVLDTRFHRLPGDIANAGTWPFPVQFRVVRGVRPQDVIEGNPAEALARFYEAIDDLVATGVDGITTSCGFLAAVHPELRRHSPVPIATSSLMQIPLALSLLPEGQTVGIIVSDKAALKDAHFLNSGAPLGLPMGELPFDGPIRSHMRNNAPLADHAAQEREVLEVVERMLRETPTIGAIVSECANLPPFSAAIQRSFGLPVYDIVSLVEWMYAGLKPRRFDDAARAR from the coding sequence ATGACTACACCATCTTCCCGCATCCTGCGCCCGCGGCCCGTGCATGGCGCGATGGTCGGTATCATGGTGCTGGATACGCGCTTTCACCGTCTGCCCGGCGACATTGCAAACGCCGGGACGTGGCCGTTTCCCGTCCAGTTTCGCGTCGTCCGGGGCGTGCGCCCGCAGGATGTGATCGAGGGCAACCCGGCCGAGGCGCTCGCCCGCTTTTACGAGGCGATCGACGATCTCGTCGCCACAGGCGTGGACGGCATCACGACGAGTTGTGGCTTTCTTGCGGCCGTGCATCCGGAGCTACGCCGCCACAGCCCCGTGCCGATCGCGACATCGAGCCTGATGCAGATCCCGCTCGCCCTGAGCCTCCTGCCCGAGGGACAGACCGTGGGCATCATCGTTTCGGACAAGGCCGCGCTCAAGGATGCGCATTTCCTCAATAGCGGCGCGCCGCTCGGTCTTCCGATGGGCGAACTGCCCTTCGACGGCCCGATCCGCTCGCATATGCGCAACAACGCGCCGCTTGCCGACCACGCCGCGCAGGAACGGGAGGTGCTGGAGGTCGTGGAACGCATGCTGCGGGAAACGCCGACGATCGGCGCCATCGTGTCGGAATGCGCCAACCTGCCCCCGTTTTCCGCCGCCATCCAACGCAGCTTCGGCCTGCCGGTCTATGACATCGTCTCGCTGGTCGAATGGATGTATGCCGGCCTCAAGCCGCGCCGCTTCGACGATGCCGCGCGGGCCCGCTGA